DNA from Leptolyngbya iicbica LK:
GCTGCTTATCCAAAATCTGAGTATGGATATGCCATCTGCATCCAAAAGCACTTTGCCATCTGCCTGATTCAACCTGCTCCAATCTCTTAAGGAAGATACCGGCTAACCTATAGCAGATGGCAAGAACGGCTAATTTGTTAAGCCCTGGCCGTTACTCACGAGTCATCGCGAAGGATTGCATCGACTCGGGCGATCATGCTGGGCTAGAGTCTGAACCCAGCATTAAAAACGTCATACTCAGAACCCATTTCCTTATCGGGTGAAGACAGTGCTGCCTAAGCCCCCACAACGACTCCACCATTAGGGTGCAGCACTTGCCCCGTAATGTAGGACGCATCACCGGAAGCTAGAAATACAAAGCTGGGGGCAATTTCCATGGGTTGGCCAGGGCGCTGCATGGGCACTTGTTTGCCAAAACCTTCGACTACTTCTTTCGGAAAGGCATCGGGAATAAAGGGCGTCCAGATGGGGCCAGGAGCGACGCCGTTTACCCGAATCCCTTTTTCTAGCATGGGTTCAGCAAGGGAGCGGGTAAAGGCCAAAATTGCGCCTTTGGTCGTGGAATAACTCAATAATTTGGCGTTGCCTTTGTAGGCGTTGATTGAAGTGGTGTTGATCACAGAACTGCCCGGTCGCATGTGAGGAACAGCGGCCTGAGTGAAGTAAAACATTGCAAACACATTAGTCGCAAAAATGTCGCCTAACTGCGCAGCGTCCACATCATCCAAAGATGGTTCTAAAAACTGCACTGCAGCATTATTGACGAGAATATCGAGACGTCCAAATTCATCCACAGTTTTGCGTACAGCTTCATGACAAAAGCTGTCGTTGCGAATATCACCCGGCAGCAAAATACAGCGTCGACCATAGTTTTCGACTGCTCTTTTGGTTTCCTGGGCATCGTCGTGCTCGTCAAGGTATACAACCGCAACGTCCGCCCCTTCTTTGGCGTAATGGACCGCGACAGATCGACCAATACCACTGTCAGCGCCCGTAATTAAAGCGACCTTATCTTTGAGTTTGTCGCTCCCTTTGTAATCAGGGTTGTCGTACTTGGGCTTAGGCGTCATTTCGGATTCCAAAGCCGGTGTCCGCTTTTGACTCTGAGGGGGAATTTGGTTGGGGGTAATTGTCATAATTTATTCAATGAGAGGGACAGATAATGGTGTATTGCAGAAGGCTTATGAGTCTTCTGGACGCTCCGTTGCCGTTTCATTTTTGGGTGCATCTTCAGCGCGCTTAGCTGACATATTGGTTGGTTCAACTTCACGCGGATCGACCGGATCAGCGGCGACGTCCAGAGAACCTTCGGCATTGGTATTAGGTTTTGCAGAAAGACCGTTTCTACCGTAATTTTCTTTGGGCATAATGGTTTTCCTCGAATATATCCTGATCTCTTACAACTTAACTTTGGCGGCTAAATGATGTAGTCTCCCTTTAGAGTGAACCTACCGTAGTCAGAACAGAAGATTCTGAGCGATCGCTCTCAAGTCCCTGAGCCAATAGTGGGAATGAATTAAATTAGATCTTCAAGACTAATCAATATGACTTAACGAGAAGATAAGCGGAAGTAGCTATTTTTCTCACGTACTGAGCTGACAGCGATCGCTCCCATGACTCACCAGTTAAATTTCGCTCTGCTGCACAGTAGGAAGGCTGGCGCTACTTGATGTCGTTTGATATGAAAAGGCATTCATATCAAAGGAAACTATTAGCAAGATTAAAGAACCCCGTAACGAAGTAGCGTAGGGCTTTTATTCAGTACATCACCGTTGGCGTCAGCGAGTTGGGAGAGGTCAAGATGCTGCAATTACTGGAGCTGTAATATCACGGCATCCGGGAAGCGACAGCGGCGCTAGGCAATGCGAGATCGATCCGCGAGGTCCTCCTAAGCTTTCAGCGGTATCTGTATGCTCAGGCAGATATCGCCTAGCTGCAGTAGAAATTCGGCGCTGTTGCGTTATCTCCCCCGTGCAACGCTCTCCCTGTTGAGAATTTGGGTCTAGCTGCAACAAGCGGCAGCGCGATATCACTACGGTAACGCCGACCGCAGAGGATTCTTGCTATGAACCCCACCGCCATCACAACCACGCGCCAAATCAACCACCAACGTCGCCTGAAAGCGATCGTCAAACGCCTCGTTATCGAACTGGGCTACCTCGAACACTGTCTCACTGAAGACCGCCAGGATATCCACCTAGAGACCGCCGCCGCTGGTATTGATACCGCTATTGACAGCCTTAACGAGCACCTCACTGATTAACTCCCCCCCATCTGCCCCATGATGTTGGGCATGCTATGACAGCCATCCCTGGCGATGGTCTCCGGATCGAAAGGTCATGCCTCCTCAGCCGCAACAGTCTGGGGGGGCTTTTTCATGCTGAGAGGCATATCACACTACCCCGTGAGCAAGAACACACTTTTGCGCCAGAAAGCTGACTGAAAGCCGCTGTTTCTATCCATAACAACGCACCTACTACGGAGCCCCCACCATGAAACTTTCCTTCCTCGGCCAATCCTATGAAGCTTCCAACCCCGCGATCGCGGCTACCGACACAGGCGAAACCCTGACCTTCCGGGGTAAGTCTTACAGCCAAAAGCAATTCAATGTTGCCCTGCGTCAACCCACCGAAGAACTGACCTATCGTGGCGTTCGCTATCACCGCTAAAGCACCGCGCACAACCCGTTACATCGCCTAGTGCTTAACTTGCTTAACTTGCCTGGTGCAAAGCCGCCCGGCCCTCGAAACTAAACACATCAAGCCGGTACTCGCCCGGCTAATCACCCTCAACTTAACCGGAACCCAGATCATGAGACTTTCCTTCCTCGGCCAATCCTACGAAGCTTCCACTCCTGCGATCGAAGCCACCGAAATGAGTGAAACTGCCACCTTCCTCGGCAAACCTTACGCCCGGAAACAGTACAACGTCAGCCAGCGTCAACAACCGGCTGCCGAACTGACTTATCGCGGCGTGCGCTACACCGCTTAAGCTCAAAATTTTTCTCCTCCTGCTCAACGCAAACCAGACAACCCTCGCCCCTTTACTGTGATCAGTGAAGGGGTATTTTTTCTGCGCCTCCCAGATTGGTAAAACTCGGGTGTTAATCATGAACGACGGCTGCGCTATGGCCCAGCCGAATGAAGCGAAAACTTTGGGTATCAAGATAGGCGCTCTGGTGTTCCCGAGCCAGGAGCTGAAGGATGGAGGGACGGTTGCGACTGGGTCAAAAACTGGGCGAGGCGATCGCCCCCGCCACCAGCTTCGACCGCACCGCCAGATATAGCGCCGCGTAGATAGCTCCGGACATCCCCATGCTGCGGAACAAGGGGCTTAGTATCTGTTTAGCGTCAGGCTTCCCTAAATCTCCCTTAACAAGGCTATCCATTAGGCATAAGTAGTCAAAACTATGCCAGCAAGGAATTCTAGACTCCGCTTGGGCGACTCAAACCTCACCGCCTGCGGCACCTCTCCTTCCCAAGGCTACTAAGTACACACATCTCGGTTACTCCCTCCCATGCTAGATTTGCCCCCCTTTATCCCCCCAATTCTGGGGGGAGACCGGAGTTCCAAGTCCCCAAAAGTTGGGGGATTTAGGTGGCTAGATCACTGGCTGGTCATTACGGACAGCTTGTGTGTACGTAGTAGCCTTCCCAAGGAGAGGTTTATTCGCATCCTGGGAAAAATTTAGCCCGAATCTGACAGGGTTTCCGATGCCTCTCCTTGTCAAGGAAAGGTTAGGTGAGGTTCTACAGCCCGTAAAACTGCCGCAACCGATTTCTGAAACCGCTGTCCGACAACGGATATAGCAACTTATGCCTAATGGATAGCTTAACAAGGGGGACTTCGAGCCGGGATATTCTGAGCCCCCTTGGCAAGGGGGCAGCGACAGCGGGGAATCTCAAACTCCGCTAAACAGATACGGGGCTGAAGCCCCTTGCCTGTTGGCACCTTACTGCGGACTGCTATACCACTGCAGTGGAGCTAGCGACGCATGGCCGCTAATCTCCTGAATTACGCGCAACGGCACTCCCGCATTGGATCGGTTTTGGGAAAGACTTGATATTGCGCAGTTCTAGATGGAAGAAGGTGAAAACCGAGAACCTGAATGAGGGTAAATCTGCCTGAATGAGAACACATGAGTAGAGAGCCTGGAGGCTTGCGGCTCACCCATGGAGGCCACGATCCCGATTGACAGAGTCAAGAAATAACCTTTTGGATGTCGTGATCTACAGTTCGTGGTGTTAATGACGATGCTCTGTTTGTTGTTCTGCGACTAACTCGTGAATTTTTTGCTCGATCGCCTGCTCGTCCAGCAGTCCTTTATCGGCCAGTAATTTTTCACAAGCCATCACCCACTGTTCGTAATAAGTCATTGCGCCAGGATTTTCTTGTTCTGTAGTGGCGATCGCCGCTGCCAGATATTCCGTCCATTCTGGCCAGGTGCAGTGCTCCAGCGTCGCTAGCTGATTCACGATGGCGAAAGCCGTAGCTTCCCACGGTGCCTTAAATACAGGCTCCGCTGTCTGGCTGAGCGTGACCGGACGGGAGGTGGTGGAATCAAGATCTGGGATTGGTTGCATGGGCTTTAGGTCGCGTCTAAATGATCGTCAAACAGGTCGAGATAGAGGCCATCCTGGGCCGCGGCTTCTGGTCCCCAAAGTTCCTGCGCCGCAAAGCGCACGCTGTAAACGTATTGAGGTTTGGTTTCCAGCCGCTGGCCTACCGTGTCTGGAAAGACATAAACTCCATGCACCTTAGTGACAGTGCCAATTTTCCCGCGCACATAGCGGGGTAAGCGAGTATAGGTGATGGGATGGATGACCTTCGCTCGGACTTTATCCCCTGTCTGAAACCGAGGCGGATGGTCGCCGACGCCACGACAGTCAACGCCCTGCTGCAGAAGGGCTTGAGCTTGGGCAACACTCATACATTCATTACTGGTTTCAATCGCCATATCGTGACTACTCTCCTTGTGCCAGCTCAGCCATCCGTTGCTCAATTTCTGCGGGGGTGACCAGGTTGTGTTCAGTAATCAAGAGTTCCAAGGCATAGAGCCACCGCTCGTAGTAGGCAGAACTGAGATAGTCTCCGGGTGGCATCCGTTCTGAGGCATGGCGGGTTTCATCGACTGGAAAAAAATGGCAAAAGGTGGCAAAGCTCATGGCAAAGACCTTCGCTTCCCATTCTGTATGAAAGACAGGTTCATCCGGTTCGATGGGAATCGGGCCCATGCCGTGCATGCCACCCATGTCGTGGGGACCGTTCATGATGCATCCTCCTAAGCTGCAAGGGTGGAAGGTGGCTCGGGAGGCTGAACCTGCGCTGTGCCAATCATGGCGTTGCGGGTCACTAAACCAGCTAAAGCCGCTTCGGACAGTCCCTCGGTTCCCGCCGGTCGTTCTGGCAGGACCAGGTATCGCAAGTCGGCATTGCTGTCCCACACTCGAATTTCGACGTCATCGGGAATGTCTAACCCAAATTCTTGCAGGACCTTGCGCGGTTCGATGACGGCCCGCGATCGGTAGGCAAAGGACTTATACCAGGTGGGGGGTAAACCCAAAATGGCCCAGGGATAGCAGGAACAGAGGGTACAAACAATCAAATTATGGACTTGAGGCGTATTTTCCACCACGATCATGTGCTCGCTAGAGAACCCGGTGAGGTTGAGTTCCGCGATCGCACTCGTACCGTCGGTTAGCAACCGCTGCTTATAGTCAGGGTCGACCCAGGCTTTGGCCACAATACGAGCCCCGTTATGCGGGCCGATTCGATGCTCATAGGCATCAATGATCGTATCAAGCGTAGCCGGATCGACGATGCCTTTTTCGACGAGCAATGACTCAATCGCTT
Protein-coding regions in this window:
- a CDS encoding SDR family oxidoreductase gives rise to the protein MTITPNQIPPQSQKRTPALESEMTPKPKYDNPDYKGSDKLKDKVALITGADSGIGRSVAVHYAKEGADVAVVYLDEHDDAQETKRAVENYGRRCILLPGDIRNDSFCHEAVRKTVDEFGRLDILVNNAAVQFLEPSLDDVDAAQLGDIFATNVFAMFYFTQAAVPHMRPGSSVINTTSINAYKGNAKLLSYSTTKGAILAFTRSLAEPMLEKGIRVNGVAPGPIWTPFIPDAFPKEVVEGFGKQVPMQRPGQPMEIAPSFVFLASGDASYITGQVLHPNGGVVVGA
- a CDS encoding DUF4278 domain-containing protein, translating into MKLSFLGQSYEASNPAIAATDTGETLTFRGKSYSQKQFNVALRQPTEELTYRGVRYHR
- a CDS encoding DUF4278 domain-containing protein, with the protein product MRLSFLGQSYEASTPAIEATEMSETATFLGKPYARKQYNVSQRQQPAAELTYRGVRYTA
- a CDS encoding nitrile hydratase accessory protein, producing MQPIPDLDSTTSRPVTLSQTAEPVFKAPWEATAFAIVNQLATLEHCTWPEWTEYLAAAIATTEQENPGAMTYYEQWVMACEKLLADKGLLDEQAIEQKIHELVAEQQTEHRH
- a CDS encoding SH3-like domain-containing protein, coding for MAIETSNECMSVAQAQALLQQGVDCRGVGDHPPRFQTGDKVRAKVIHPITYTRLPRYVRGKIGTVTKVHGVYVFPDTVGQRLETKPQYVYSVRFAAQELWGPEAAAQDGLYLDLFDDHLDAT
- a CDS encoding SH3-like domain-containing protein; translated protein: MNGPHDMGGMHGMGPIPIEPDEPVFHTEWEAKVFAMSFATFCHFFPVDETRHASERMPPGDYLSSAYYERWLYALELLITEHNLVTPAEIEQRMAELAQGE
- the nthA gene encoding nitrile hydratase subunit alpha yields the protein MVHTHRPESDIALRVKAIESLLVEKGIVDPATLDTIIDAYEHRIGPHNGARIVAKAWVDPDYKQRLLTDGTSAIAELNLTGFSSEHMIVVENTPQVHNLIVCTLCSCYPWAILGLPPTWYKSFAYRSRAVIEPRKVLQEFGLDIPDDVEIRVWDSNADLRYLVLPERPAGTEGLSEAALAGLVTRNAMIGTAQVQPPEPPSTLAA